Proteins encoded by one window of Clostridium perfringens:
- the murI gene encoding glutamate racemase has translation MQDDLKNAPIGFFDSGLGGLSVLRKALEMMPNENYIYYGDSKHAPYGEKTPQEIRSLSFNAIEFLIKKGAKAIVIACNTATSAAAHDLREYYKDIPIIGIEPALKPAIKLHETGSVIVMATKATLNQEKFKNLMDKYGEHREVIPLPCPGLVEFIEAGDLEGEDVKNFLREKLNPYMDREISSIVLGCTHYPFVKDVIQDIVGEKVDIIDGSSGTVRELKRRLEENNMESESKKKGNLDIFNSLEDKKILELSKKLIEIK, from the coding sequence ATGCAAGATGATTTAAAGAATGCACCTATAGGTTTTTTTGATTCTGGCTTAGGAGGCTTAAGCGTTTTAAGAAAAGCCTTAGAAATGATGCCAAATGAAAATTATATATATTATGGGGATTCTAAGCATGCACCTTATGGAGAGAAGACTCCACAAGAGATAAGGTCACTTTCATTTAATGCTATTGAATTTTTAATAAAAAAGGGAGCTAAGGCAATTGTAATAGCATGTAATACTGCAACTTCAGCAGCAGCTCATGATCTTAGAGAGTATTATAAAGATATACCTATAATAGGCATAGAACCTGCTTTAAAGCCTGCTATAAAGTTACATGAAACTGGATCAGTAATAGTAATGGCAACAAAGGCAACTTTAAATCAAGAGAAATTCAAAAATCTTATGGATAAATATGGGGAGCATAGAGAAGTAATACCTCTTCCTTGTCCAGGGTTAGTTGAATTTATAGAGGCAGGAGATTTAGAGGGAGAAGATGTAAAAAACTTCTTGAGAGAAAAATTAAATCCTTATATGGATAGAGAAATTTCAAGTATAGTTTTAGGATGCACTCATTATCCTTTTGTAAAAGATGTAATACAAGATATTGTTGGAGAAAAAGTAGACATAATAGATGGAAGTTCAGGCACGGTAAGAGAGTTAAAAAGACGATTAGAAGAAAATAATATGGAATCAGAATCAAAGAAAAAAGGTAATTTAGATATATTTAATTCCTTAGAAGATAAGAAAATATTAGAGTTAAGTAAAAAGCTTATAGAAATTAAATAA
- a CDS encoding STAS-like domain-containing protein, protein MKINVREFLGDKIHVEDAIILRDYIEDNLNENVELDFGGIGRVSTTFLTCLFTDMINKEGRENIISKINVKNLSNYTDYSRVVAGTTFA, encoded by the coding sequence ATGAAAATAAATGTAAGAGAATTTTTAGGAGATAAGATACACGTTGAGGATGCTATAATCTTAAGAGATTATATTGAAGATAATTTAAATGAAAATGTAGAATTAGATTTTGGTGGTATAGGTAGAGTTTCAACAACTTTCTTAACTTGTTTATTTACTGATATGATAAATAAAGAGGGAAGAGAGAATATTATTTCAAAAATCAATGTTAAGAATTTATCAAACTATACTGATTATTCAAGAGTTGTAGCTGGAACTACTTTTGCTTAA
- a CDS encoding peptidylprolyl isomerase, whose product MNPIVTIEMATGEKIKIELYPEFAPNTVRNFVSLVKKGFYDGLTFHRIIPGFMIQGGCPEGTGMGNPGYRIKGEFTRNQFPNNLKHSRGVISMARAMNFDSAGSQFFIMHENSPHLDGQYASFGKVIEGMDVVDKIANVKTDYNDMPDEPQVMAKVTVENAEGIEEPEIL is encoded by the coding sequence ATGAATCCAATAGTTACAATAGAAATGGCAACTGGAGAAAAAATCAAAATAGAATTATATCCAGAATTTGCTCCAAACACAGTTAGAAACTTCGTTAGTTTAGTTAAAAAAGGTTTTTATGATGGATTAACATTCCACAGAATTATACCAGGATTTATGATACAAGGAGGATGCCCAGAAGGTACAGGAATGGGTAACCCAGGATATAGAATAAAAGGTGAATTTACAAGAAACCAATTCCCAAATAACTTAAAGCACTCAAGAGGAGTTATATCAATGGCTAGAGCTATGAATTTTGATTCAGCAGGAAGTCAATTCTTCATAATGCACGAAAATTCACCACATTTAGATGGTCAATATGCTTCATTTGGTAAGGTTATAGAAGGTATGGACGTTGTTGATAAAATAGCAAATGTAAAAACTGATTACAATGATATGCCAGATGAGCCACAAGTTATGGCAAAAGTAACTGTAGAAAATGCAGAGGGTATAGAAGAACCAGAAATACTTTAA
- a CDS encoding DUF3783 domain-containing protein: MSMLNNSKAILTYGLNEKETKDFQATGHKVINISNEMASMKVKDILEGLKFEVVSKKNFDEKVVIFSNFPDEELQMMVSIAKVITENPIMAVVTETSKEWQFNYLVEHLIEEREWYRSMQGGKA; this comes from the coding sequence ATGAGTATGCTTAATAATAGCAAAGCTATTCTAACTTATGGTTTAAATGAAAAGGAAACAAAAGACTTTCAAGCAACAGGGCACAAGGTTATTAATATAAGTAATGAAATGGCTTCTATGAAAGTTAAAGATATATTAGAAGGCTTAAAATTTGAAGTTGTTTCAAAGAAAAACTTTGATGAAAAAGTTGTTATATTCAGTAATTTCCCTGATGAAGAATTACAAATGATGGTTTCAATAGCAAAAGTTATTACAGAAAATCCTATAATGGCTGTAGTTACAGAAACCTCTAAAGAATGGCAATTTAACTACCTTGTTGAACATTTGATTGAAGAAAGAGAATGGTATAGAAGTATGCAAGGAGGAAAAGCTTAA
- a CDS encoding XRE family transcriptional regulator yields the protein MSRVGERIKEARQKSGMTQKALAKKLGVAEKFVNEVETGRKIINESLISKVSKVLNTDLNDINMVVTDEELQKELKAEKQVRQTKPAEVNEVWNQAFGSVLKNVPIYDYSLAQVKGYKQLATASNKIDGHTANKVFYLKIENNDMTGYRIQENDLALCYSIKEIENNSICLVEFNGKRVIRQIKKLDNVKALLISNNGSMRTETANIKEIKAIAKLYRIEFDL from the coding sequence ATGAGTAGAGTTGGGGAAAGAATAAAAGAGGCTAGACAAAAAAGTGGAATGACACAAAAAGCTTTAGCTAAAAAGCTAGGTGTAGCTGAGAAGTTTGTAAATGAAGTTGAAACAGGAAGAAAAATTATAAATGAATCACTTATATCAAAGGTATCAAAGGTTTTAAATACTGATTTAAATGATATAAATATGGTTGTTACTGATGAGGAACTTCAAAAAGAACTTAAAGCTGAAAAGCAAGTAAGACAAACAAAACCAGCAGAGGTTAATGAAGTTTGGAATCAAGCCTTTGGATCAGTTTTAAAAAATGTTCCAATATATGATTATTCATTAGCTCAGGTTAAGGGATATAAACAACTTGCCACTGCTTCAAATAAAATAGATGGTCATACAGCAAACAAAGTTTTTTATTTAAAAATAGAAAATAATGATATGACTGGCTATAGAATTCAAGAGAATGATTTAGCTTTATGCTATTCAATAAAAGAGATAGAAAATAATTCTATTTGTTTAGTTGAATTCAATGGAAAAAGAGTTATTAGACAAATTAAAAAGCTAGATAACGTTAAGGCTTTACTAATAAGCAATAATGGTAGCATGAGAACAGAGACAGCTAACATAAAAGAAATTAAGGCAATTGCTAAGCTTTATAGAATAGAATTTGATTTATAA
- a CDS encoding S8 family peptidase: protein MESIEKKNFYNDENYISFVVAYDGNIKKEIDDINDASIFFIDDNFAILSIKLQNYMETIRSIKSIIYIELNGIYTLGESPVEDSKAPIFHINPSLNLRGSGVVVAIVDTGIDYLNNEFMREDETTRILRIWDQTIDSGKTPDGFISGSEYTEEDINKAIQAQKQGQNPYDIVPSKDDYGHGTKMAGIVGARGINREIVGVAPDCEFIIIKLQEASKEYIDFYYAKGDKAKYRNTDIIMALKYLYELSFTLNKPMIIYLPLGSNLGDHAGASILERYVDTKISGRNSLFVVTSTGNQGNTDTHTSGEIKSNGDSQIIELNCGKEQQGLVLQIYAQRPSKIKLGILSPSGEIFENTNPRKTKHILINDAPTWKFIYEGTTVQVTYDSPDEFTGDDKFVIKMEGITEGVWRFILTGNNIVDGKYYAWILQRELLAEDTRFLNPSPYTTLTIPGTAKTIINTSYYNQNNGAIVSESGRGYTMKDYIQPIITAGGINAITTKPGGGTITMSGASVAGAILAGCCALIIQWAVVDGNDPQMYATKLQAYIIRGARKREGDTYPNRQWGYGILDMQEIFKSLTNK, encoded by the coding sequence GTGGAGTCAATTGAGAAAAAAAACTTCTATAATGATGAAAATTATATAAGCTTTGTTGTTGCTTATGATGGAAATATTAAAAAAGAAATTGATGATATAAATGATGCTAGTATCTTTTTTATTGATGATAATTTTGCAATCTTATCTATAAAATTACAAAACTATATGGAAACTATAAGAAGTATAAAAAGTATAATTTATATAGAGTTAAACGGAATATATACCCTAGGTGAAAGTCCTGTAGAAGATTCAAAGGCTCCAATATTTCATATAAATCCCTCTTTAAATCTTAGAGGAAGTGGAGTTGTTGTTGCCATAGTTGATACTGGAATAGATTATTTAAATAATGAATTCATGAGAGAAGATGAAACTACTAGAATTTTAAGGATTTGGGATCAAACAATAGATAGTGGTAAGACTCCTGATGGATTTATTAGTGGAAGCGAGTATACAGAAGAAGATATAAATAAAGCTATACAAGCTCAAAAACAAGGGCAGAATCCATATGATATTGTTCCTTCAAAAGATGATTATGGACATGGGACTAAGATGGCAGGGATAGTTGGAGCTAGAGGGATTAATAGAGAAATAGTAGGAGTAGCACCAGATTGTGAGTTTATAATCATAAAATTACAGGAAGCATCTAAAGAGTATATAGATTTTTATTATGCTAAAGGAGATAAGGCTAAATATAGAAATACAGATATAATAATGGCTCTTAAATATTTATATGAATTATCATTTACCTTAAATAAACCAATGATAATATACTTACCTTTAGGAAGCAACTTAGGAGATCATGCAGGTGCAAGCATATTAGAACGATATGTTGATACTAAAATCTCCGGGAGAAACTCCTTATTTGTAGTTACTTCCACAGGGAATCAAGGAAATACAGATACACATACTTCAGGGGAGATAAAGAGTAATGGTGATAGTCAAATAATAGAACTTAATTGTGGGAAAGAGCAACAAGGGCTAGTTTTACAAATATATGCACAAAGACCTAGTAAAATAAAGTTAGGCATATTATCTCCTTCAGGGGAGATATTTGAAAATACTAATCCTAGGAAGACAAAGCATATATTGATAAATGACGCACCAACTTGGAAATTTATTTATGAAGGAACTACAGTGCAAGTTACTTATGACTCCCCAGATGAATTTACTGGAGATGATAAGTTTGTAATAAAGATGGAGGGAATCACAGAGGGGGTTTGGAGGTTTATATTAACTGGTAACAATATAGTTGATGGTAAATATTATGCTTGGATTCTTCAAAGAGAATTATTAGCTGAGGATACAAGATTTTTGAATCCTTCTCCTTATACAACATTAACTATACCAGGAACTGCAAAGACTATTATTAATACTTCATACTACAATCAAAATAATGGGGCTATAGTATCAGAATCTGGAAGAGGATATACAATGAAAGATTATATACAGCCTATAATAACAGCTGGGGGCATAAATGCCATAACAACTAAACCTGGTGGAGGGACTATAACCATGTCTGGGGCAAGTGTTGCTGGGGCAATTTTAGCAGGGTGCTGTGCTTTAATAATCCAATGGGCCGTTGTAGATGGAAATGATCCTCAAATGTATGCAACTAAATTACAAGCTTATATTATTAGAGGAGCTAGGAAAAGAGAAGGAGATACTTATCCAAATAGACAGTGGGGATATGGAATTTTGGACATGCAAGAAATATTTAAGAGTTTAACGAATAAGTAA
- a CDS encoding S8 family peptidase — protein sequence MENKAKVGIDFINTIPKQILTSLIEQYSPNNGEIELVVLYGDNFLRFKNSVDVIGAKVEDLGYGFGILIIKVNDLNRIIELEGLQYIELPKILYTSAYDSNRASCIPSVWNNYNLTGEGILVGFLDTGIDYTHNAFKDAEGNTRIEYIYDLENGVVYDKNKINEALKSEDPFSIVPEIDLSGHGTHVAGIACAGGNINFDNYGVAYKSSIAMVKITGENSLRAALSTQLMRGLKFLMDKSNEINKPLVVNISLSTNDGSHNGSSLLEKYIQTFTQLQKAVIVVAAGNEGNSAHHVGGKMKKEEDLDLNIGDGEKGIILDFFKPVLVDVSVEVISPTGISTGPIELSESYKERFVGREKIVVYSTGPKPFDIQGQTTISILPLGDTITSGGWRIIVRKLNNYEGYFDIWLPIAEGLNERTRFLQPSVYNTLGIPATVEGVISVGSYNFLNNNLSAFSGRGVVRPEWLIKPDLVAPGENILSTVEEQGFDTKSGTSMAAPQVSGICALLFEWGIIRNNDPFLYGERIKYYLIKGAKRTIFGEAYPNPDLGYGFVCLDRTMELLINRR from the coding sequence ATGGAAAATAAAGCTAAGGTTGGCATAGATTTTATAAATACAATACCCAAGCAAATACTAACTAGCTTAATAGAACAATATTCCCCTAATAATGGAGAGATAGAGTTAGTTGTTTTATATGGAGATAATTTTTTAAGATTTAAAAATTCAGTAGATGTCATAGGTGCTAAAGTTGAAGATTTAGGATATGGATTTGGAATACTTATAATAAAGGTTAATGACTTAAATAGGATAATTGAGCTTGAAGGCCTTCAATATATAGAGCTACCCAAAATTTTATATACATCAGCTTATGATAGTAATAGAGCATCATGCATTCCATCAGTTTGGAATAATTATAATTTAACTGGAGAAGGAATATTAGTTGGTTTTTTAGATACTGGAATAGACTACACTCATAATGCTTTTAAAGATGCTGAGGGCAATACCAGGATAGAGTATATATATGATCTTGAAAATGGAGTTGTATATGATAAAAATAAAATAAATGAAGCTTTAAAATCTGAAGATCCATTTAGCATTGTACCTGAAATTGATTTATCAGGTCATGGAACTCATGTTGCAGGAATTGCATGTGCCGGAGGAAATATAAACTTTGATAATTATGGAGTTGCATATAAAAGTAGCATAGCAATGGTAAAGATAACTGGTGAGAATAGTTTAAGGGCGGCCTTAAGTACACAGCTTATGAGAGGTTTAAAATTTTTAATGGATAAAAGTAATGAAATTAATAAACCTTTAGTTGTAAATATAAGTTTAAGTACAAATGATGGTTCTCATAATGGAAGTAGTTTACTAGAAAAGTATATTCAAACTTTTACGCAATTACAAAAGGCAGTTATTGTAGTAGCTGCTGGGAATGAAGGTAATAGTGCTCATCATGTAGGGGGCAAGATGAAAAAAGAAGAAGATTTAGACTTAAATATAGGAGATGGAGAAAAAGGTATTATATTAGATTTTTTCAAGCCTGTATTAGTTGATGTATCAGTTGAAGTAATTTCACCAACTGGAATAAGTACAGGACCAATAGAATTATCTGAGTCTTATAAAGAAAGATTTGTTGGAAGAGAAAAAATAGTTGTATATAGTACTGGTCCTAAGCCTTTTGATATACAAGGACAAACTACCATAAGTATTTTGCCCTTAGGAGATACAATAACTTCTGGTGGATGGAGAATTATAGTTAGAAAATTAAATAATTATGAGGGATATTTTGATATTTGGTTACCTATAGCAGAAGGATTAAATGAAAGAACAAGATTTTTACAACCATCTGTTTATAATACCTTAGGAATCCCTGCAACTGTAGAAGGGGTTATCTCCGTTGGAAGTTATAATTTTTTAAACAATAATTTATCAGCTTTTTCTGGAAGAGGAGTTGTTAGACCTGAGTGGTTAATAAAACCAGATTTAGTTGCTCCAGGTGAAAACATATTATCCACTGTTGAGGAGCAAGGATTTGATACTAAAAGTGGTACATCAATGGCTGCGCCACAAGTTTCTGGAATATGTGCTCTTCTTTTTGAATGGGGGATTATAAGAAATAATGATCCTTTTTTATATGGAGAAAGAATTAAATATTATTTGATTAAAGGAGCAAAGAGGACGATCTTTGGTGAGGCATATCCAAATCCAGACTTGGGATATGGATTTGTATGTTTAGATAGAACAATGGAATTATTAATTAATAGGAGATAG
- a CDS encoding S8 family peptidase, which yields METVSNKANLLVDPESMNFLVEYRGDIENEVKDIENVEVYIIDGTYAVLSMKNVDYDSVIQMINSLVFIELGGIYTLSSTSPIEASKAENFHNSPYLKLTGEDVIVGIIDTGIDYLNPEFTDSNGKTRILKIWDQSLKTDKYPKDMFYGTEYSEEEINQAIELNNSGGDPYTIVQSKDDVGHGTEMACIIAGSGKDESLTGVVPECDLAIVKLDRAFKKYTDYFFAKGDAVKYRNVDILLAMKYLYNLSFQYNKPMVIYIPMGTNFGAHDGSSILERYINDISNKRGIAVIASSGNQGNTNTHADGIITEMGDNKTIELDVGEDQDGIMMIILGYKPDKFKLSIISPSGELIENANPLTNYGGNKNLAVENGYKINFIYEGTTMDVFYDSPDELTGGERIVIRAQNLKPGIWRFRLTGQHITFGNFDAYILQKELLAEGTKFLISSPYTTLTIPGAAEKMITVASYNQENNTILSSSGRGYARNDIIQPIIAAGGVNALTINNKGEKVSVSGGSVAAAIVAGCCAMLFQWGIVYNNDPTLYVAKLQTYLIRGVNTREGDMYPNREWGYGTIDMINVFNSLRT from the coding sequence ATGGAAACTGTATCTAATAAAGCGAATCTATTAGTTGACCCTGAAAGCATGAATTTTCTTGTTGAATATAGAGGGGATATAGAGAATGAAGTTAAGGATATTGAAAATGTTGAAGTCTATATAATTGATGGTACTTATGCTGTTTTATCCATGAAAAATGTTGACTATGATAGTGTTATTCAGATGATAAATTCCTTGGTTTTTATAGAGCTCGGAGGAATATATACTCTAAGTAGTACAAGTCCTATAGAGGCCTCTAAGGCAGAAAACTTTCATAATAGTCCATACTTAAAATTGACAGGGGAAGATGTGATTGTTGGAATTATTGATACTGGAATAGATTATTTAAATCCTGAATTTACTGATAGTAATGGAAAGACTAGAATATTAAAAATATGGGATCAATCATTAAAAACAGATAAGTATCCCAAAGATATGTTTTATGGAACTGAGTATAGTGAAGAAGAAATCAATCAAGCAATAGAACTTAATAATAGTGGCGGAGATCCATATACCATAGTTCAATCTAAAGATGATGTAGGACATGGAACAGAGATGGCTTGTATAATAGCAGGAAGTGGAAAGGATGAAAGTTTAACAGGGGTAGTTCCAGAATGTGACCTTGCAATAGTAAAGTTAGATAGAGCTTTTAAAAAATACACAGATTATTTCTTTGCAAAGGGTGACGCTGTTAAGTATAGAAATGTAGACATACTTTTAGCAATGAAATATTTATATAATTTATCATTTCAATATAATAAACCAATGGTTATATATATTCCTATGGGAACTAATTTTGGAGCCCATGATGGATCAAGTATTTTAGAAAGATATATAAATGATATTTCAAATAAAAGAGGAATTGCTGTAATTGCTTCATCTGGCAATCAAGGAAATACTAATACCCATGCTGATGGAATAATAACAGAGATGGGTGATAATAAAACCATAGAGCTTGATGTTGGAGAGGATCAAGATGGTATTATGATGATTATTTTAGGTTATAAACCTGATAAATTTAAGCTTTCAATAATTTCACCATCAGGAGAACTTATTGAAAATGCTAATCCCTTAACTAACTATGGTGGAAATAAAAATTTAGCTGTTGAAAATGGATATAAAATAAATTTTATATATGAAGGAACAACTATGGATGTTTTTTATGATTCGCCAGATGAACTTACTGGAGGGGAGAGAATTGTAATAAGAGCACAAAATTTAAAGCCTGGTATATGGAGATTTAGATTAACTGGACAGCATATAACCTTTGGAAATTTTGATGCCTATATATTGCAAAAAGAATTATTAGCAGAGGGAACAAAATTTTTAATATCATCACCATACACAACATTGACCATTCCAGGAGCCGCAGAGAAAATGATAACTGTAGCTTCATATAATCAAGAGAATAATACCATATTATCTTCATCAGGAAGAGGGTATGCAAGAAATGATATTATTCAACCTATTATTGCAGCAGGTGGAGTAAATGCTTTAACTATAAACAACAAAGGAGAAAAGGTATCAGTTAGTGGGGGAAGCGTCGCTGCGGCTATAGTAGCTGGGTGCTGTGCAATGTTATTTCAATGGGGAATTGTTTATAATAATGATCCAACACTATATGTAGCTAAACTTCAAACCTATCTAATAAGAGGTGTGAATACTAGGGAAGGTGACATGTACCCAAATCGAGAGTGGGGATATGGAACTATAGATATGATCAATGTTTTTAATAGTTTAAGAACTTAG
- a CDS encoding peptidoglycan-binding domain-containing protein, giving the protein MALGGLKVQCFSEQRRYIPIDKCKVKITPTGEDGVAVGDTIELYTDDTGSTDTIELDAPPIENSNQPGTIPYSFAEVIVEREGFLPVAVNGVQIYPSRVALQNVNLPETRGYYRQEEVIDIQPNRLVGNFPPKIPEAEEKELPPPKGTVVLPEPVVPEYIVVHNGRPNDNSAANYKVNYKDYIKNVACCEIFSTWSENTIRANVYAIISFTLNRIYTEWYRGKGKNFDITNSTAFDHAFSYGRNFYDNISRIVDEIFSTYMKRFNSKQPLLAQYCDGINVQCPGWMTQWGSKYLGDEGKVPYDILTSFYGDDLELKSAKKVQGSPRSFPGYTLGIGASGQPVRVIQEQLNAISKAYPLIPKVAVDGKYGQKTRDSVRTFQKVFNLPQTGEVDYATWYKISDVYVAVTKIAELRSSVEKKIFYPPTIMDRYENVPKIIY; this is encoded by the coding sequence ATGGCATTAGGTGGATTAAAAGTTCAATGTTTTAGTGAACAAAGGAGATATATACCTATTGATAAATGTAAGGTTAAAATAACACCAACAGGAGAAGATGGTGTGGCTGTAGGAGATACTATAGAATTATATACAGATGATACTGGAAGCACTGACACTATAGAATTAGATGCACCACCAATAGAAAATTCTAATCAACCAGGTACGATTCCTTATAGTTTCGCAGAGGTTATTGTTGAAAGAGAAGGATTTTTGCCTGTAGCAGTAAATGGAGTACAAATCTATCCTTCAAGAGTTGCTCTTCAAAATGTAAACTTACCTGAGACTAGAGGATATTATAGACAAGAGGAAGTTATTGATATACAACCTAATAGATTAGTTGGAAATTTCCCACCAAAGATACCTGAAGCAGAGGAAAAGGAACTTCCACCACCAAAGGGAACAGTGGTTTTGCCAGAGCCTGTAGTTCCAGAGTATATAGTTGTTCATAATGGTAGACCAAATGATAATTCAGCAGCCAATTATAAGGTTAATTACAAAGACTATATAAAAAATGTTGCATGTTGTGAAATTTTTTCAACATGGTCTGAAAATACTATAAGAGCTAATGTTTATGCCATAATATCATTTACTTTAAATAGAATATATACTGAATGGTATAGAGGAAAAGGTAAGAATTTTGATATAACTAATTCAACAGCTTTTGACCATGCTTTTAGTTATGGAAGAAACTTTTATGATAACATAAGTAGAATTGTAGATGAAATATTCTCAACATATATGAAAAGATTCAATTCTAAGCAGCCTCTTTTGGCACAATATTGTGATGGAATAAATGTACAATGTCCAGGTTGGATGACTCAATGGGGAAGTAAATACTTAGGAGACGAAGGAAAGGTTCCTTATGATATTTTAACATCTTTTTATGGAGATGATTTAGAATTAAAGTCTGCTAAAAAAGTTCAGGGAAGTCCAAGATCATTTCCAGGATATACTTTAGGTATTGGAGCTTCAGGTCAACCTGTAAGAGTTATACAAGAACAATTAAATGCTATTTCAAAGGCGTATCCTTTAATACCTAAGGTTGCTGTAGACGGGAAATATGGTCAGAAAACTAGAGATTCTGTTAGAACTTTTCAAAAGGTATTTAACCTTCCTCAAACAGGAGAGGTGGATTATGCAACATGGTATAAAATATCAGATGTCTATGTTGCAGTAACAAAAATAGCAGAGCTTAGATCAAGTGTTGAGAAGAAGATATTTTATCCACCAACAATAATGGATAGATATGAAAATGTACCAAAGATAATTTATTAA
- a CDS encoding YkvI family membrane protein, giving the protein MKSIIKVFQVAFVFIGTIVGAGLASGKEITNFFTVYGYKSFFTIIMTGLFYIFLCNIISRISIKHSLNSYSEVINTVSPNILGKLTGIITTFYLISSASIILAGSGALLNQYFGIPKIIGSIFMAIIASLILMRETDGLVEINSIIVPSLIIVTTTLMILYVAFANDPITIDSLVSSTPKLSKGVFTSGILYCGYNILCCCGVIVPLSNEVKSKKIMTWGIILGSVLLTIICIFINSMLMVNQPQIFQYEIPLLYIADRFGKPIQIMLLIIILAEMFSTEVSDVYSISKTLTKSFKIKYKHAIFAVLIVALPISSIGFSNLISTLYPMFGVLSLVFIVQCIYFYFFKLKKQR; this is encoded by the coding sequence ATGAAAAGTATTATAAAAGTTTTTCAAGTAGCTTTTGTTTTTATAGGAACTATAGTAGGAGCTGGACTTGCCTCTGGAAAGGAAATAACAAATTTCTTTACAGTTTATGGATATAAAAGCTTTTTTACTATTATAATGACTGGCTTATTTTATATTTTTCTTTGCAACATAATTTCAAGAATAAGTATTAAACATAGTTTAAATTCCTATAGCGAAGTCATAAATACAGTTAGTCCTAATATTTTAGGAAAACTCACTGGAATCATAACAACCTTTTACTTAATATCTAGTGCATCCATAATACTAGCTGGTAGCGGAGCCTTGTTGAATCAATACTTTGGAATTCCTAAGATTATAGGTTCAATATTTATGGCTATTATTGCTTCACTGATTCTTATGAGAGAAACTGATGGGTTAGTAGAGATAAATTCTATTATTGTTCCATCCTTAATAATAGTAACAACTACGCTTATGATTCTTTATGTTGCATTTGCTAATGACCCAATTACTATAGATTCTCTTGTTTCTTCTACCCCAAAACTTTCTAAGGGAGTTTTTACTTCTGGAATACTTTATTGTGGCTATAATATTCTTTGCTGCTGTGGGGTTATTGTTCCTTTAAGTAACGAAGTTAAAAGTAAGAAAATCATGACCTGGGGAATTATATTAGGTTCTGTTCTTCTAACTATAATATGTATTTTTATAAATTCAATGCTTATGGTTAATCAGCCACAAATATTCCAATACGAAATTCCTCTGCTTTATATTGCTGATAGATTTGGAAAGCCTATTCAAATAATGCTTTTAATAATAATATTAGCTGAAATGTTTTCTACAGAGGTTTCTGATGTATATTCCATAAGTAAAACCCTTACTAAAAGCTTTAAAATAAAATATAAACATGCTATATTTGCAGTTTTAATAGTAGCACTTCCAATTTCATCAATAGGATTTTCAAACTTAATCTCCACATTATACCCAATGTTTGGAGTTTTAAGCTTAGTATTTATAGTTCAATGTATTTACTTCTACTTTTTTAAATTAAAAAAACAAAGATAA